Proteins encoded within one genomic window of Rhinoderma darwinii isolate aRhiDar2 chromosome 5, aRhiDar2.hap1, whole genome shotgun sequence:
- the LOC142652953 gene encoding protein QNR-71-like, with the protein MLPAVVEGLVLLCLVSAIQAGNRFQDVMEFGRRSGSKDHSNHISGWSPNTNSWDEKLYPAWKSGDARWENCWRGGKVVAMLTSDSPALIGSNVTFAVTLQFPRCQKENEDGDIVYERGCGNVSASSPDQYVYNWTKWMDFCDEANCSFANFFPDGRPFLHDTQWRRHNFIYIFSTQGQYYQKIGRSSAILSINTTNITAGTQMIEVTVFRKGYRRHYPVATASSIYVVTDQIPFYVNLSQKNDKNSSDSIFIKDSPIQFDIQIHDPSHYLNQSEVTFDWGYGDGSGSFDSNNLVSSHTYTLLGNFSVNLTIKAAIPGPCKPVPLTPVPTTSTPVPTTHLPTTTRTFPTANSTDNSTELPPFETETFPMTTEMPNVTTVHTTMPPTTPAPGCFIYRYGYYNTKITVVDGILEVNIVEMTRVQVSTSQTENSVIDFVVTCQGSLPTDACTVVSDASCMVPQDIVCDVVPSSDQCLLTLRRAFEPGSYCVNITLSDGASLALASTLVSIDDGSRSPQTVYAVLLPIGLVALVALVIGIALYKKSKQYKPIANASDGRSGDGIAVYFSQIKDVLFNGNHENDPLLKSKATII; encoded by the exons ATGCTGCCTGCAGTAGTGGAAGGTTTAGTGCTACTTTGCCTAGTCTCAGCCATCCAGGCAGGAAACC GGTTTCAGGATGTAATGGAGTTTGGGAGGAGATCTGGCTCTAAAGATCACAGTAACCACATAAGTGGCTGGTCTCCTAATACCAACTCATGGGATGAGAAGCTCTACCCTGCCTGGAAGTCTGGTGATGCTAGATGGGAAAACTGCTGGAGAG GCGGCAAAGTGGTGGCAATGTTGACCAGTGACAGTCCTGCGCTGATAGGGTCAAATGTGACTTTTGCCGTGACCCTACAGTTTCCCAGATGTCAAAAAGAAAATGAAGATGGAGACATAGTTTATGAAAGAGGATGTGGAAATG TCTCCGCCAGCTCCCCGGACCAATATGTGTATAACTGGACCAAGTGGATGGATTTCTGTGATGAAGCAAACTGCAGTTTTGCCAACTTCTTTCCAGATGGAAGACCATTCCTACATGACACCCAGTGGAGAAGACATAACTTCATTTACATCTTCTCCACACAAG GCCAGTATTACCAAAAGATTGGGAGGTCTTCTGCTATTCTGTCCATAAATACTACAAACATCACAGCCGGCACACAAATGATTGAGGTCACTGTCTTCAGGAAAGGTTATCGGAGACATTACCCAGTTGCTACAGCAAGCAGTATCTATGTTGTAACTG ATCAAATTCCGTTTTATGTGAACCTTTCCCAGAAGAATGACAAGAATTCCTCAGACAGTATCTTCATTAAGGATTCCCCAATTCAATTTGATATCCAAATCCATGATCCAAGCCATTATCTTAATCAATCTGAAGTGACATTTGACTGGGGCTATGGTGATGGTAGTGGATCATTTGATTCCAATAACCTAGTCTCTAGTCATACTTATACATTGCTTGGAAATTTTAGCGTTAATTTGACCATCAAAGCTGCCATTCCTGGTCCATGTAAACCTGTTCCACTCACTCCAGTCCCTACAACATCCACTCCAGTTCCTACAACACATCTACCAACAACCACCAGAACTTTCCCCACTGCCAATTCCACTG ATAACTCGACCGAACTGCCACCGTTTGAAACAGAAACTTTTCCAATGACCACTGAAATGCCAAATGTTACTACTGTTCATACAACCATGCCACCTACAACTCCTGCCCCTGGCTGCTTCATATACAGATATGGATATTACAACACCAAGATTACAGTTGTAG ATGGTATCCTTGAGGTCAACATTGTTGAAATGACACGTGTTCAAGTATCTACATCTCAGACTGAAAACTCCGTAATTGACTTTGTGGTGACTTGCCAAGGAAG CTTGCCTACAGATGCCTGCACAGTAGTCTCAGATGCTAGTTGCATGGTTCCCCAGGACATAGTCTGTGATGTAGTTCCATCTTCTGATCAATGCTTGCTGACCCTGAGAAGAGCATTTGAGCCTGGATCCTACTGTGTAAATATTACATTGAGTGACGGTGCAAGTTTGGCTCTCGCTAGTACTCTGGTGTCTATAGATGATG GTTCTAGATCGCCACAGACAGTTTATGCAGTGCTTCTTCCCATAGGTTTGGTTGCCCTTGTTGCTTTGGTAATTGGCATTGCCTTGTACAA GAAATCCAAGCAATACAAACCTATTGCAAATGCATCAGATGGAAGGAGTGGTGATGGAATCGCTGTGTATTTCAGTCAGATCAAAGATGTTCTCTTCAATGGAAACCATGAGAATGATCCACTCCTGAAAAGCAAGGCTACAATAATATAA